The following coding sequences lie in one Aerosakkonema funiforme FACHB-1375 genomic window:
- a CDS encoding helix-turn-helix transcriptional regulator, which produces MKALTTAPAIPNIPAKQSKIAFLQNIETSYFLKGVLEGFIDGILILTEQGELLHANQTATKICDRLRKVSDKHNLVPEEIWRVCQSLIESRDLFPDRKMTIESEISKGDSIDFRVRVRWLKLEQIERPCLLVTLEDRHQSLQRIVINDAYLYNLTPREGEVWLLYRANYSYKEIADKLYITLNTVKKHMKNIHAKRKAFSDLEM; this is translated from the coding sequence CTTTGACAACTGCCCCAGCAATACCAAATATTCCAGCAAAACAGTCAAAAATTGCTTTTTTACAGAATATCGAGACTTCTTACTTTTTAAAAGGAGTGTTGGAAGGGTTTATTGACGGTATTTTGATTTTAACAGAGCAAGGGGAATTGCTACACGCAAATCAAACTGCTACAAAGATTTGCGATCGACTTCGCAAAGTCAGCGACAAACACAACTTGGTGCCAGAGGAAATTTGGCGTGTTTGCCAGTCCCTGATCGAGAGTCGCGATTTATTTCCGGATCGAAAAATGACGATCGAGTCGGAAATCTCCAAGGGAGACTCGATCGATTTTCGTGTGCGAGTGAGATGGCTGAAGTTAGAGCAAATTGAGCGTCCTTGCTTGTTGGTCACTCTGGAAGATCGTCATCAGTCCCTCCAGAGGATAGTAATTAACGATGCCTACCTATACAATTTAACGCCTCGCGAAGGCGAGGTTTGGTTACTTTATCGAGCTAATTACTCCTATAAGGAGATTGCAGATAAACTGTATATTACGCTGAATACCGTCAAGAAGCACATGAAGAATATTCATGCCAAGCGAAAGGCTTTCTCCGATTTAGAAATGTAG